The Callospermophilus lateralis isolate mCalLat2 chromosome 4, mCalLat2.hap1, whole genome shotgun sequence genomic interval GTGTGTAACTAGTGTGTCAGGGAGCATCAGCCTGGAGGTGGCACCGTGGTAGCTGTCCTGATAGGCTCTGTGTGTGCcgagagctgctgtaaacatactcacacactttttaagtCATTTAATACTCAGACCAACCATCTGGGCAAAATATGGTCTCTCCTCACTAACAGATGAGGAACTAGGCAAACAGAGAGGTTAGGGAACTTGCTCCAGGTCATGCTGCTCATAAGTGGTGGGCCCAGGACTCAAGTGTGGCTGAGTCCTTACCATCAACTACACTAGACCATGGCCATCTACTTAACAGGTGCTTTACATGGCAGTTCTCAAAATAACCTTATGTGGTAGGTACTGGTACCATAATAGCATCATCTCCATTTCATAAGTGAAGAAGCTGATGCTCAGAGGGGCAAGTATTTTACCTAGAGTCATATAGCAAGTAAGTGGCAGAGCAATATTCCAGCCCAGGCACAGACCAGGATCTGAGCCCTGgtgagccacactctggacttCCCAGGAGGTAGTGTTGGGAGGCTGAAGTCCAATCCTAGCCCTGCCACAAGTCACAGTGTAACCTTGGAAGTCCGAATCTTGGATTGAAAACCTGATCTCACCGGGAGTGGTGGTACACTACTTttgtcccagctgcttgggaagcCAAGgagggaggatcacaagctggaggctgGTCTggacaacacagtgagaccccatACATAGTCTCTGTATGTTCTGCTGTCATTAATTCTGATTCTAGGCTTTTATATCTTCCCTCTGCTTAGAGTGTGACGCCCAGCCCCTAAAGTCCCCCATGGCCCCGTGGAGCCGAGAGGCGGTGCTGAGTCTCTATCGGGCTCTGCTGCGCCAGGGCCGAGAACTTCACTACACTGATAGAGACTTCTACTTTGCCTCCATCCGCCGTGAGTTCCGGAAAAATCAGAAGCTAGAGGATCCTGAGGCCCGGGAGAAGCAGCTGGAGAAGGGCCTCGTCTTCCTCCGCAGCAAACTAGGGGGGCTTATTTAGGATCCTCTCTTTCCCCTCCCACTGTAATTTCAAGGGAAAGAGGACAAAGGTGCCTTCTGTAGACATTCCTGCTCTCTTCCAGCCCCTCCTCACAGATGCATTAAGACTCCTCAGGTAGGTCCTTGTTCCTGtaggtttctttcttcttcttttttttttttttttctgatatgggGGACCAGGAAAGGAAGAACCTTTCCTTTGTGACCAGAGCCTGCCCTTTGATCCTTGGAAGTGGGTTCTCTTATTGAGAAAAACAGGACCTGAGTTTCAAGTCCCaccagaacaatttttttttttttttttaaagaaagagtgagagagagagagagagggagagagagagagaatattttaacatttattttttttagtacttggtggacacaacatctttgtttgtatgtggtgctgaggatcgaacccaggccgcacgcatgccaggcgagcgcgctaccacttgagccacatcccagccccgaccagaacaattttatcaCAACTTTATTTCATAGAAcactttatatataaaaatgttagGAAAGATGTTGGTTAATACCATTTGAGTTCAGCTTCAAGCTCACCTGTTCTTCAGTTAGATTCAGGTATACTGTGGGTCAGATCATGCTCTGGAAGATAGCTGTTCTGTTACAAGACAATTTATAAAGCAAGCATAGTGTACAGACTGCAGAGTTCAAAGATTGAGATTTAAATCCTGGCACTGCTGCTAATGGCTGTGAGGCTTAGGGCACGTCACTAAACTGTTCTAGGCCttcatttcctcatttgtaaagtgCAAATAATAGTACCTCCCTCTTTAGGTTCCATGAGAATTGAATGAGTGGGCACACAGCACTGGGGATGCTATTGTGAAGGGTATGCTAGCTGTCTTTAGCTCTCCCAGTGTTATTAAGAAGTCCCACTGCAGTATAGTGATCATATTTAATTCAGCAGCCTTTCCGGAAGGCCTTGTATAGCCCTGGAATTCTGGTGGGCTCTGGGGAGAGAGATTAATGATACGGCCCATCAAGGAACTCACTCTAAGTAGATTGGTGGGAAGTAATTCTAATGTAAGCAGCTCTATCCTTGAGGGTTGTAGGAAGAGTTGTGGAGACAATGAAGGCAGAGCTCTGCCTTGGGCTGTGTGGTGGGAGGGGATCCCAGGTGGCTATAGAAAAGAGGACATTTGAGGTGTACCTCATATGAGAAATAGAAACTCATCAGACAGGGGGATGAGAATAAGCAGGTGCCTGGACATGGGAACTGCATTTCGTAATGGCTAGAAACTTCTGTAAGGATGTGGCTGGAGTTGAGGCTGGGCCAGATCTGGAAGAACATTGTTAAGGACTGTGATGGGACCATCACAGCTTTGTAAGAATGCATTGACATTTGTGTCTTGGAGCATGCCAGGGTGATGTGGAGAGTAAACTGGAGAGAGAAAACAGAGGCACTGAATCTGGCCAGATGGATTAAAGGGCTAAGGTTGTGGTGGATGGTTAAATATAAATACAGCATGTACAACTAGGGCAGCAcagtcactttggctgaggcaggaggagacaGAATGAAGGGTAGCTGTGGTCTAAGGCTTATCAGTTGGGTAGAAGGTGCTGTTTTGGGTAGAGATGGAAATCAGGAGGAGGAACCTTATGTAATGACTTTTGGTTCTCATTAGCCATATACATTGATTGGCAGAACTGCCTTTGGTAATACAAGGTCAGGGGTTGGATGATGCCCCTGGGAGCCTGCTTGCACAGGGAGGGGTAGCGGATATGGAAGGGAAATAGCAAATTATTAAAGCCTCTGTGTTCGTATTCTGTTTTGACTCTGAGCTGCACTATGTCTTGCTATCACAAcccactcaaaaacaaaacaaaacaaaacaaaacaaaaaaaaccaactttcagGTTAAGAGGGGTTCCCTATGGTTCATTTATACAATGGATATTCACTATGTTAAAAATTGTACCCTAAGTCTGGGTGCCATGGTTCATgcatgtgatcccagcagcttgggaggctggggcaggaggatcatgagttcaaagccagcctcagcaaaagcaaggtgctaagcaactcagtaagaccctgtctctaaataaaatataaaaaaagggatgggagtgtggctcagtggctgagtgccaccCCCccaccgcaaaaaaaaaaaaaaaaaaaaatgcagcctAAGGACACAGCAGTGAATGCACCAGAATGTTCCCAAGAAAGCTGGTGGTCTAGTAGGTAAAGAAGAGATGTGAACAAGGTGGAGTTTGGAAACTGTTTGGGTCTCCCATAGATTAGTTCTCCCTAGCAGCATAAGCCTTAGGTTCAAATCCTGGCTGCACAATTTATTGGTGTGGTATGTTACCATGGGCCAGTTATTTAGCATCTGCctcatttttttcatctttaaattGGAGATAACAGTATTACTGACCTCATAGGATTGTTGTTGTGAAGAATTAATGTGTGTAAAGTGCCCAGCACAAGGGCTCACTTTCCTACCAATCACAAAGCATCATGAGGGACACTTTAGGAAAACACAGATCAACAAGACAAAAGCATAATAGATTAATCAAAGTTTTATATGTGCACAGGAGCCTTCACAGTGAAGGCCCAAAGACCCAGATTAaattacccattttttttttaaaggtatatatcttttttttttttttttgagagtgagagagagagagaattttttaatatttattttttagttattggcggacacaacatctttgtttgtatgtggtgctgaggatcgaacccgggccgcacgcatgccaggcgagtgcgctaacgcttgagccacatccccagcccctaaattacCCATTTTTATGCTTAGGTTCTTGGAAGTGTGAATAGCTGTGCAGAAAAATGACTGGACAGAAAGTATGATTTACACTGATGGATGGAGAGGGGAAGCCCAGCAAGGCTGCCTGGCCTTGTTACCTTTGGCTCCTTAGCTATAGCATCTCCTCCTGTGGCTCTTTTATGGAATGGGAGGGGGCGTGTCTTAGGACTGTAGTCAAAAGAAGGTCAGAGAATGTTATTGCAAAAAGATGGGGGAAATATGGAGTAATATTTTTAGGCTTTAATGCTGGCTTTTGGGTTCTGATTTCCATGACTTGCCTTAGAGAATGAGGGGTGAGAGACAGGAGGGTGGGGAAAGGTTAGAGGGACTTTGTTCCTGAGGTTTCACTTTGGCTGTCAGGAGCCTCCACACTTGCTATTAGCTCTTCTCATGTACATGCCAGACGTATTTATAAAAAAGCCTATGACTTTCAAGTAAACTAAGTTGGAAAGTTCATAGCTCTGACCTTTCAAGCTAGAATGCTGCAAGACCCATCATCCTTACTATCTTAAGtgatgagtgtttctttatccatttttgtGTCTAGGGAAACAAGTAAAACTTGCCCAAAATGTTGGCATACCTAGTCCTGGCCATCAGCTtagagttcctttttttttttggcgggtcggggagggtaccaggattgaactcagggacactaaaccactgagccacaagccaaccctattttgtattttatttagagacagggtctcaccgagttgcttagtgctttgtttttgctgaggccggctttaaactcatgatcctcctgcctcagcctctcaagctgctgggattaccggcgtgtgctaccatgcctggcttctttttttgtttcttaaactATTTAAGCATTTAAGTATACACTTCAGTAGTATTAAGCTTACGAACATTGTTGTGGAACAGATCGCCAGAACTTTTTTCATCTAGCAAATCAAACTAAACCTACTAAACAACACTGGTCCTTTATTGCCCTAAGGaaccaggccccacctccttGGAAGGTGGAGTTCCTCTCAGCTAGTGGGCTGCAGTTGGATTCAGCAGAACTCGAGTGCAGGATGTGCCATGGAGAGCAGTTT includes:
- the Miurf gene encoding mitochondrial ribosome and complex I assembly factor AltMIEF1, coding for MAPWSREAVLSLYRALLRQGRELHYTDRDFYFASIRREFRKNQKLEDPEAREKQLEKGLVFLRSKLGGLI